One genomic segment of Hevea brasiliensis isolate MT/VB/25A 57/8 chromosome 3, ASM3005281v1, whole genome shotgun sequence includes these proteins:
- the LOC110633503 gene encoding uncharacterized protein LOC110633503, with translation MAREVSESCIDSLLTEMVSSYCNRFDANKPELAGRRIEAIGYQVGHQLAERYTMERPRFSDHLEAIKFICKDFWSEVFKKQIDNLKTNHRGTFVLQDNKFRWLARMSVDPSIENVDLSQDTSALAENKATQAMGMHLYFPCGIIRGALSNLGIPCAVSADISNLPACSFVVRIKA, from the exons atggcaAGAGAAGTGTCGGAGAGTTGCATCGATAGCCTGCTGACGGAGATGGTGTCATCGTACTGCAATCGCTTCGACGCCAATAAACCTGAGCTCGCTGGCCGTCGGATCGAGGCCATTGGCTATCAGGTTGGCCACCAGCTCGCTGAACG GTATACCATGGAGCGGCCGCGGTTTAGTGATCATCTAGAGGCAATAAAGTTCATCTGTAAAGACTTCTGGTCTGAGGTCTTCAAGAAGCAAATAGACAACTTGAAAACAAATCATAGA GGCACTTTCGTATTGCAAGATAATAAGTTTCGATGGCTCGCACGGATGTCAGTTGATCCATCAATTGAAAATGTAGATTTGTCGCAAGATACTTCTGCACTGGCTGAAAACAAGGCTACCCAAGCAATGGGCATGCATCTCTATTTCCCTTGCGGAATCATACGGGGAGCTCTTTCAAACTTAGGAATCCCTTGTGCAGTTTCTGCTGACATATCCAATCTTCCAGCAT GTTCATTTGTGGTACGTATAAAGGCTTGA